The Lynx canadensis isolate LIC74 chromosome D1, mLynCan4.pri.v2, whole genome shotgun sequence genome has a segment encoding these proteins:
- the CFAP300 gene encoding cilia- and flagella-associated protein 300 codes for MAAGEPRDLGSYYFRFLPQRTFQCLSTQETTSRLRQWSMLGRVAAQAFGFDQTFQAYRKDDFVMAFFKDPNVIPNLKLLSDSSGQWITLGSEVKKIEATNVPCTQLSMSFFHRLYDEDIVRDDGHIIKCLDSFCDPFPISDELRKVLLVEDSEKYEIFSQADREEFLFCLFKHLCLGGALCQYEDVLNPYLETTKLIYKDLVSVRKNPQTKKIQITSSIFKVTAYDSAGMCYPSTKSHEQTFSYFLVDPIRRHVHVLYHCYGVGEMS; via the exons ATGGCGGCCGGGGAGCCGAGGGATTTGGGCAGCTACTACTTCAGATTCCTGCCTCAGAGAACCTTCCAGTGTCTGAGCACCCAGGAGACCACCAGCCGGCTCCGCCAGTG GTCCATGCTGGGCAGAGTCGCGGCTCAGGCGTTCGGCTTCGACCAGACGTTCCAGGCCTATCGCAAGGACGACTTCGTCATG gCTTTTTTCAAAGACCCAAATGTTATTCCTAATTTGAAGTTACTTTCAGATTCTTCTGGACAATGGATTACATTag gatctgaagtgaaaaaaattgaagcCACAAATGTTCCTTGTACACAGCTTTCGATGTCATTTTTTCATCGGTTATATGATGAAGATATTGTACGCGATGATGGACATATCATTAAGTGTTTAGATTCTTTTTGCGATCCCTTTCCTATATCCGATGAATTACGAAAA GTTTTGCTAGTGGAAGactcagaaaaatatgaaatatttagccAAGCTGATAGAGAAGAGTtcctgttttgtcttttcaaacaTCTTTGCCTTGGTGGAGCCCTTTGTCAGTACGAAGATGTGCTTAATCCATATCTGGAAACAACAAAGCTTATCTATAAAGATCTAGTGAG tGTTCGAAAGAATCCTCAaaccaagaaaatacaaattacctCTTCCATCTTTAAAGTGACGGCATAC GATTCCGCTGGCATGTGCTACCCTTCAACAAAGTCTCACGAACAgacattttcttactttcttgtgGATCCGATCAGGCGTCATGTTCATGTTCTATACCACTGTTACGGTGTGGGGGAAATGTCTTAA